In Cryptomeria japonica chromosome 10, Sugi_1.0, whole genome shotgun sequence, a genomic segment contains:
- the LOC131029326 gene encoding uncharacterized protein LOC131029326 has protein sequence MDSMQANSDGQQRPFHTFWHAMAGISIPCTAVWVFLGFHGITTAMNANGLFVNVFGVGSIVASFIVAVLLVVTRARGTDRTIFLTFLNSTILSMSGFLAAFYTVQPSSYIISLGFVSLACMAFNQFEIWSR, from the exons ATGGATTCCATGCAG GCGAATTCTGATGGACAACAGCGCCCTTTTCATACGTTTTGGCATGCGATGGCCGGCATTTCCATTCCATGCACAGCCGTTTGGGTATTTCTTGGATTTCATGGCATAACCACCGCCATGAATGCTAATGGTCTTTTTGTCAATGTATTTGGAGTGGGTTCTATTGTTGCATCTTTTATCGTCGCAGTATTACTCGTGGTAACTAGGGCTCGGGGAACGGATCGTACAATTTTCCTCACCTTTTTGAATTCAACGATACTTTCCATGTCGGGTTTCCTTGCAGCTTTTTACACTGTGCAGCCGTCATCGTATATTATCAGTCTTGGTTTTGTTAGTTTAGCATGCATGGCTTTTAATCAGTTTGAAATATGGTCTCGCTGA